The Bacteroidales bacterium genome includes a region encoding these proteins:
- a CDS encoding tetratricopeptide repeat protein, producing the protein MTRFYHNTTGYFNIYFNGYENFKKGLETVENTSENYTQLLPVYKNEREDIINSISGDMDESIKKAVKMIKMHSITVKPERKQPKKGKHAYKMTEKEKEFYRKSEYNKWVDDAYLLMGKAHYYKGDYIGSLRSLHVILNKFRKEEIRFYAMYWIARSHSAQSNFNEAGNYLKLIIEDNTHPKDLNFDIDMAYADIFIKQKKYDKALEKLKYLAKQIKRKKKKARITYLTAQIYQKINKGDKAIKLFEEVIKMNPPYEMVFSAKINMAKSFINSSEGSEKIRKILTKMLKDEKNIDFQDQIYYVLAGIEYKENNKEQAINYYKKSVAKSVSNNNQKALSYLALADIYFDKRFYLPAGEYYDSTMSVLNKKYPDYDLISKKANNLKDLTDNLKLINYEDSIQRIATMDSAKRIAYIERIIKKLIADEKSALNSGNNRMYDQFNRGDYNQNQAKGKWYFYNPQAISIGKSEFQKIWGKRKLEDHWRRKNKQVISENDEEEETAKVDSGRVTDNKKVEYYLQDLPLTDSLIALSNERIAKAYFDAGVVYERKMEDYPEAEKSYKTLNKRFPENDLIIESYFNLYLLNFTKTKNKTEAEKYRNKILNEFPYSKYAKILSDPNYLNKLKENKKKIDDLYSDAYNAYKSKKYNEAISKTEEAFNVSDNNHLSAKLLYIKGMSKGNLGNYSDMKSILEKLVKKHPKDEITPNAQAVLDLIASGKYDPDYYLKGQDSTYFYTVVTENSKTADKIKYLLTTFNAVTFPKGKFKIILENLGENNKAIIIKPFKNELAASEYKNKLIAEGKYNDIPFSDYEHFIISQTNLQKLKKLPIIEKYMKFYKENYK; encoded by the coding sequence ATGACAAGATTTTATCATAACACTACCGGTTATTTTAATATATACTTTAACGGATACGAAAATTTTAAAAAAGGACTGGAAACAGTTGAGAATACTTCCGAAAATTACACCCAATTATTACCTGTTTATAAAAATGAACGTGAGGATATAATAAATTCAATCTCCGGTGATATGGATGAATCTATAAAAAAAGCCGTGAAGATGATAAAGATGCATTCAATAACTGTAAAGCCGGAACGGAAACAACCAAAAAAAGGTAAGCATGCATACAAAATGACCGAAAAAGAAAAAGAGTTTTACAGAAAAAGTGAGTATAATAAATGGGTAGATGATGCATATTTATTAATGGGAAAAGCACATTACTACAAAGGAGATTACATAGGCAGCTTAAGGTCGCTTCACGTAATATTAAATAAATTCAGAAAAGAAGAAATAAGATTTTATGCAATGTATTGGATTGCTCGTTCACACAGTGCACAGAGCAATTTTAATGAAGCCGGTAATTATTTAAAACTGATAATTGAAGATAATACACACCCGAAAGATTTAAATTTTGATATTGATATGGCTTATGCAGACATATTTATTAAACAGAAAAAATATGACAAAGCATTAGAAAAACTTAAATATTTGGCAAAGCAAATTAAAAGAAAAAAGAAAAAAGCAAGAATTACATATTTAACCGCACAAATTTATCAAAAAATAAATAAGGGAGATAAGGCAATTAAATTGTTTGAAGAAGTTATTAAAATGAACCCGCCCTACGAAATGGTATTCAGTGCTAAAATTAATATGGCAAAATCTTTTATTAACAGTTCTGAAGGCTCTGAAAAAATCAGAAAAATTTTGACAAAAATGTTAAAAGATGAAAAAAACATTGATTTTCAAGACCAAATTTATTATGTTTTAGCCGGAATCGAATACAAAGAAAACAACAAGGAACAAGCAATTAATTATTATAAAAAATCTGTTGCAAAAAGCGTTTCAAATAATAATCAAAAAGCCCTCTCATATCTCGCATTAGCAGATATTTATTTTGATAAAAGATTTTATCTTCCCGCAGGGGAATATTATGACAGCACAATGAGTGTTCTGAATAAAAAATACCCCGACTATGACTTAATCTCAAAAAAAGCAAATAACCTAAAAGACCTTACAGATAATTTAAAACTTATTAACTACGAAGACAGTATTCAAAGAATTGCAACAATGGATTCTGCAAAAAGAATTGCTTATATTGAAAGAATTATAAAAAAACTTATTGCTGACGAAAAATCAGCTCTGAATAGCGGAAATAACAGAATGTATGATCAATTTAACAGAGGCGATTATAATCAAAACCAAGCCAAAGGAAAATGGTATTTTTATAACCCGCAAGCAATAAGCATCGGAAAATCAGAATTCCAAAAAATTTGGGGTAAACGCAAGCTTGAAGACCATTGGAGAAGAAAAAACAAACAAGTTATTTCGGAAAATGATGAGGAAGAGGAAACAGCAAAAGTTGACTCCGGACGTGTAACCGACAATAAAAAAGTTGAATATTATTTGCAAGATTTACCTTTGACAGATTCTCTCATTGCATTATCTAACGAACGAATTGCAAAAGCATATTTTGATGCAGGTGTTGTTTATGAACGAAAAATGGAAGATTATCCTGAAGCAGAAAAATCATATAAAACTTTAAATAAAAGATTTCCTGAGAATGATTTAATTATTGAATCATATTTTAACTTATATTTACTAAATTTTACTAAAACAAAAAACAAAACTGAGGCTGAAAAATACAGAAATAAAATTCTGAATGAATTTCCTTACAGCAAGTATGCTAAAATTCTTTCCGACCCTAATTATTTAAACAAACTGAAAGAAAACAAAAAGAAAATTGATGACTTATATTCTGATGCGTATAATGCATATAAATCTAAAAAATATAATGAAGCAATTTCAAAAACAGAAGAAGCATTCAATGTTTCAGACAATAATCATTTATCTGCAAAACTTCTGTATATTAAAGGCATGTCGAAAGGAAACTTGGGGAATTATTCTGATATGAAATCTATTTTGGAAAAACTTGTAAAAAAACATCCAAAAGATGAAATTACTCCTAATGCACAAGCAGTATTAGACCTTATAGCAAGCGGTAAATATGATCCTGACTATTATTTGAAAGGGCAAGACAGCACATATTTTTATACGGTAGTTACCGAAAACAGTAAAACTGCCGATAAAATCAAGTATCTTTTAACAACATTTAATGCCGTAACATTTCCGAAAGGCAAGTTTAAAATAATACTTGAAAACTTAGGTGAAAATAACAAAGCAATAATTATTAAGCCTTTTAAAAATGAGCTTGCGGCTTCCGAATACAAAAACAAACTTATTGCAGAAGGCAAATACAATGACATTCCGTTTTCTGATTATGAACATTTTATTATCTCTCAAACAAATTTGCAAAAATTAAAAAAACTGCCTATTATTGAAAAGTATATGAAATTCTACAAAGAAAATTATAAATAA
- a CDS encoding metallophosphoesterase family protein → MKVYKLLLFLGFSFILTNIYAQSKVPDIYSDIFIDESGNYYHKLLGKKFYAKKYDSFMSLENMQGNPKGTKNGIEFYFGSNDFEGKLYYGLIDYTDSKHPMPVWFKKTASIKNGKTEINIQDNLSGKYDMSEWEKKGNGTLGYRVANNKGELLYDGFIAFEKTKAGFKIIPTVIEGPFVNLINETGVVISFETNFKIKTNIVVNGKSFSDKAECKHHEIKITGLKPSTEYKYKVKYGNLSQEYRFKTAHKKGERKPFVFAYTSDSRAGQGGGERNLFGTNFYIMRKIAALANFKDVAFMQFTGDMVNGYSHDKRDINLQYANWKRAIEPFAHYYPIIAGIGNHEVTGKIFVNEKGSWRAAIDGFPFETESSSAIFATNFVNPKNGPKSEDGAYYDPNPNKTDFPPYDETVFYYIYDNIAVIVLNSDYWYAPSLKRNNRTSGNLHAYIMDMQLEWLEKTISELEKDEDIDHVFVTQHTPAFPNGGHVKDDMWYNGNNKYRPYVAGEPVKKGIIERRDEYLDILINKSTKVVALMTGDEHNYNKVKISPDVNIYPEKYEFEKIKRKRTIWQINNGSAGAPYYAQDKNTPWANSVSGFTTQQVLVLIYIEGKKVSVKVVNAETFESVDEYILRD, encoded by the coding sequence ATGAAGGTTTATAAATTGTTGCTTTTTTTAGGATTCAGTTTTATTCTGACAAACATTTATGCTCAAAGCAAAGTGCCTGATATTTATTCTGATATATTTATTGATGAAAGCGGAAATTATTATCATAAACTTCTCGGAAAAAAGTTTTATGCTAAAAAATATGATTCTTTTATGTCCCTTGAAAATATGCAGGGTAATCCTAAGGGAACAAAAAACGGAATTGAGTTTTATTTCGGCAGTAATGATTTTGAAGGGAAGTTATATTACGGATTAATTGACTATACAGACTCGAAGCATCCGATGCCTGTTTGGTTTAAGAAGACGGCAAGCATTAAAAACGGAAAAACTGAGATTAATATTCAGGATAACCTTTCAGGAAAATATGATATGTCGGAATGGGAGAAGAAAGGGAACGGTACTCTCGGTTATAGGGTAGCAAATAATAAAGGAGAGTTACTTTATGACGGGTTTATAGCTTTTGAGAAAACAAAGGCAGGGTTTAAAATAATTCCGACTGTTATCGAAGGACCGTTCGTAAATTTAATAAATGAAACAGGTGTCGTAATTTCCTTTGAAACAAATTTTAAGATTAAAACAAATATTGTTGTTAACGGAAAATCTTTTTCTGATAAAGCAGAATGCAAACACCACGAAATAAAAATAACCGGGTTAAAACCTTCAACCGAATATAAATATAAAGTTAAATACGGAAACTTATCGCAGGAATATAGATTTAAAACTGCACACAAAAAAGGAGAAAGAAAGCCTTTTGTTTTTGCATATACAAGTGATTCTCGTGCAGGTCAGGGCGGAGGAGAACGCAATTTATTCGGAACTAATTTTTATATAATGAGAAAGATTGCTGCATTAGCGAACTTTAAGGATGTTGCATTTATGCAATTTACGGGAGATATGGTTAACGGATATTCTCACGACAAAAGAGACATTAACCTTCAATATGCCAACTGGAAAAGAGCAATTGAACCTTTTGCACATTATTATCCGATCATTGCCGGAATCGGAAATCATGAAGTTACCGGGAAAATATTCGTAAATGAAAAAGGATCTTGGAGAGCTGCAATTGACGGATTTCCTTTTGAAACAGAATCATCATCTGCAATATTTGCAACAAACTTTGTAAATCCGAAAAACGGACCGAAAAGCGAAGATGGTGCATATTATGATCCGAACCCGAATAAAACAGACTTTCCTCCTTATGATGAAACAGTTTTTTATTATATTTATGATAATATTGCTGTTATAGTTCTAAATTCGGATTATTGGTATGCTCCGTCTTTAAAGCGAAACAACAGAACAAGCGGTAACTTGCATGCTTATATTATGGATATGCAATTAGAATGGTTAGAGAAAACTATTTCAGAATTAGAAAAAGATGAAGATATCGACCATGTTTTTGTAACCCAACACACACCTGCTTTTCCTAACGGCGGACATGTAAAAGATGATATGTGGTATAACGGAAATAATAAATACAGACCTTATGTTGCCGGAGAACCTGTTAAAAAAGGAATAATTGAAAGAAGGGATGAATATTTAGATATTTTAATTAATAAAAGTACGAAAGTAGTTGCATTAATGACCGGAGACGAGCATAATTACAACAAAGTAAAAATTAGTCCGGATGTTAATATTTATCCTGAAAAATACGAGTTTGAAAAAATTAAAAGAAAAAGAACTATTTGGCAAATTAATAACGGTTCGGCAGGTGCACCGTATTATGCACAAGACAAAAATACCCCTTGGGCAAATTCAGTAAGCGGATTTACTACACAACAAGTATTAGTATTAATATATATTGAAGGAAAAAAAGTGTCAGTTAAAGTTGTGAATGCTGAAACATTTGAGTCGGTTGATGAATATATATTGAGAGATTAA
- the recJ gene encoding single-stranded-DNA-specific exonuclease RecJ has protein sequence MNKKVIIKPSGDEEIVKHLQEVLDINNTLASLLTQRGIKTFDEAKAFFRPEIEKLHDPFLMTDMNKAVERLNEAVSKSERILIYGDYDVDGTTSVALVYSFLRNYSENIDFYIPDRYSEGYGISYKGIDYAADNNFSLVIALDCGIKAVEKIDYANQKNIDFIICDHHTPGEKIPDAYAVLDPKREDCNYPDKNLSGCGVGFKFLQAYSNRNQIEFKELEKYIDLVVVSIASDIVPVIGENRILAYYGLIKLNKNPLKGLEVIKRISGVRDNEMSISDCVFKIGPRINAAGRIKSGNDAVRLLISENSNLANEIAQKIDVYNTERKNLDRDITHEALRKIGNCVDLKNRKSTVLYDKDWHKGVVGIVASRLTETYYRPTVVLTESNGMATGSARSVSDFNIYDAINSCSDLLESFGGHKFAAGLTLKLENIEKFSDCIEKYVTENITPEQLIPQVNVDAELRFSEIDRKFYNIMRQMAPFGPGNMSPVFITKGVSDTGTSKKVGSNKEHLKLEVVDTNGVVMSGIAFSLAPDYFEPISNKEKFSICYSIDKNEFRGVTSLQLRVKEIILE, from the coding sequence ATGAACAAAAAAGTAATTATAAAACCTTCGGGAGATGAGGAAATCGTAAAACATTTGCAGGAGGTTTTAGATATTAATAATACTCTTGCAAGCTTGTTGACTCAGAGAGGAATAAAAACATTTGATGAGGCAAAAGCATTTTTTCGTCCTGAAATTGAGAAATTGCATGACCCGTTTTTGATGACAGACATGAACAAAGCTGTAGAACGCTTAAATGAAGCTGTTTCAAAAAGTGAAAGAATATTAATTTACGGCGATTATGATGTTGACGGAACAACTTCCGTTGCTTTGGTTTATTCATTTTTGCGAAATTATTCCGAGAATATTGATTTTTATATACCCGACAGATACAGTGAAGGGTACGGAATTTCCTACAAAGGTATTGATTATGCCGCAGATAATAATTTTAGCTTGGTAATTGCTTTAGATTGCGGAATAAAAGCCGTTGAAAAAATTGACTACGCTAATCAAAAAAATATAGATTTTATTATTTGTGACCATCATACCCCCGGAGAAAAAATCCCTGATGCTTATGCGGTTTTAGATCCTAAAAGAGAAGATTGTAACTATCCTGACAAAAATTTATCCGGTTGCGGTGTAGGATTTAAGTTTTTACAAGCATATTCTAATCGGAACCAAATAGAATTTAAAGAATTAGAGAAATATATAGATTTAGTTGTAGTAAGTATTGCCTCAGATATTGTTCCCGTAATAGGAGAAAACAGAATTTTAGCTTATTACGGATTAATAAAATTAAACAAGAACCCTTTAAAAGGTTTGGAAGTTATAAAAAGAATTTCCGGAGTAAGAGATAATGAAATGAGTATTTCTGATTGTGTTTTTAAAATAGGTCCGAGAATAAATGCAGCCGGAAGAATAAAATCCGGTAATGATGCTGTTAGGTTGCTTATTTCTGAAAATAGTAATTTGGCAAACGAAATTGCTCAAAAAATAGATGTTTATAATACCGAACGAAAAAATCTTGACAGAGATATTACTCATGAAGCATTACGGAAAATTGGAAATTGTGTTGATTTAAAGAACAGAAAATCAACTGTTCTGTATGATAAAGATTGGCACAAAGGTGTTGTAGGGATTGTTGCTTCGAGATTAACCGAAACATATTACAGACCGACTGTTGTTTTAACCGAATCAAACGGTATGGCAACCGGTTCGGCACGCTCTGTTTCAGATTTTAACATATATGATGCAATAAATTCTTGCAGTGATCTTTTAGAAAGTTTCGGAGGACATAAATTTGCAGCCGGCTTAACATTGAAACTTGAAAATATTGAGAAGTTTTCTGATTGTATCGAAAAATATGTAACAGAAAATATAACTCCTGAACAATTAATACCGCAAGTTAATGTTGATGCCGAATTAAGGTTCTCAGAAATTGACAGAAAATTTTATAATATTATGCGTCAGATGGCTCCTTTCGGTCCGGGAAATATGTCGCCGGTTTTTATTACAAAGGGTGTTTCTGATACCGGAACTTCAAAAAAAGTAGGAAGTAATAAAGAGCATTTAAAACTGGAAGTGGTTGATACCAACGGTGTTGTAATGTCGGGTATCGCATTTTCATTAGCTCCTGATTATTTTGAACCTATTTCAAATAAAGAGAAGTTTTCAATTTGTTATTCTATTGATAAAAACGAATTCAGAGGAGTTACTTCATTGCAATTAAGAGTTAAAGAAATTATTCTTGAATAA
- a CDS encoding flippase-like domain-containing protein — translation MQKKQVQKVLIFILKTVIVSLSLWYILYKLKQNNISEINFPEFDSYQVLFFAVVILLMPVNWFVETIKWKFLLKNVEKISYSKSLKAVFSGITFAIFTPNRTGELVGRIFVLKKENRAKGVFATATGSLSQMIITILAGVIAGITFLFLYDNKIQNINPNSLLFIKVTAIFVLFLTLFVLFNLRFIEALLNRFNKSEKFIKAIEILTSYKKKELAIVLFLSSLRYFVFSCQFYFLLVLFNVEISFFNSFISVALTYFISSIIPSFTLTEIGIRGSAAIFFIGMFSINIPGIIAATALLWIINLAVPAIIGAGLFYLTKL, via the coding sequence GTGCAAAAAAAACAAGTTCAAAAGGTATTAATTTTTATTTTGAAAACGGTAATTGTATCATTGTCTTTATGGTACATATTGTATAAATTAAAGCAAAATAATATTTCTGAAATTAACTTTCCTGAATTTGATAGTTATCAAGTACTGTTTTTTGCTGTTGTAATTTTATTGATGCCTGTTAATTGGTTTGTTGAAACAATAAAATGGAAATTTCTGTTAAAAAATGTTGAAAAAATTTCTTACTCTAAATCTTTAAAAGCTGTTTTTTCAGGAATTACATTTGCAATATTTACACCGAACAGAACCGGCGAATTAGTCGGGCGAATTTTCGTGCTGAAAAAAGAAAACCGAGCAAAAGGAGTTTTTGCAACTGCAACCGGAAGTTTAAGCCAAATGATAATAACAATTTTAGCGGGTGTTATTGCAGGAATTACTTTTTTATTTCTTTATGATAATAAAATTCAAAATATTAACCCAAACTCACTGTTATTTATAAAGGTAACGGCAATTTTTGTTTTATTTTTAACTTTATTTGTATTGTTTAATTTACGCTTTATTGAGGCTTTGCTTAATAGGTTTAATAAATCTGAGAAGTTTATAAAAGCAATAGAAATTTTAACAAGTTATAAGAAGAAAGAGCTTGCTATTGTGTTGTTTCTCAGTTCTTTGAGGTATTTTGTTTTTTCCTGCCAGTTTTATTTCTTACTTGTATTATTTAATGTTGAAATAAGCTTCTTTAATTCTTTTATTTCGGTTGCTCTTACATATTTTATAAGTTCAATAATACCTTCTTTTACATTAACCGAAATAGGAATAAGAGGAAGTGCAGCAATTTTTTTTATAGGAATGTTTTCGATAAATATTCCGGGAATAATTGCTGCAACAGCATTACTGTGGATTATTAACTTGGCTGTTCCGGCAATTATAGGAGCCGGTTTGTTTTATTTAACAAAGTTATGA
- a CDS encoding S9 family peptidase produces the protein MKRLLFTTIFLSSVLFSFSQNKKLTIEDAVTGQWRQFYPEHINGIQTYAEDNFTYVKDYKEIILINKKGISTKSLVSLEQINSALKETGNNEIKYFPYWDYSWLSANQLSFKANGNYYIYNLKNKKFDFSIVIPKEAKNIKPCEANNYVAYTIDNNLFFSDSKSKTVPVTEDANKGIVNGNSYTHRQEFGIDNGIFWSPSGNYIAFYRKDETMVADYPLVDITTRIATLNNTKYPMIGEKSEEVTLGIYNLKTGKTVFADVTDFSNERYLTSITWDSNEKYIYIGVLNRGQNHLKLNKYDASNGKFIKTLFEEKNDKYVEPEHQLIFTDDMENQFIWYSEKDGFNHLYLYDTEGKLIRQLTKGNWIVKDFLGFDSKNKDFFITATKNSPIENHLYKVNFTTGAIKKLTNEKGVHNVVLSNSKKYIFDSYSNTKTPNNNLIIDNKGKVITNILSAKNPLTEYNLGEITLGTIKAADGKTDLHYRLITPPDFDKTKKYPVVVYVYGGPHAQLVTNSWLGGARLWNFYMAQKGYIMFTIDNRGSDNRGFEFESIIHRQCGQEEMKDQMKGIDFLKKLSYVDSNRIGVHGWSYGGFMTTSLMINYPETFKTGVAGGPVIDWKYYEVMYGERYMDTPEENPEGFEKTSLLNKAGELKGRLLMIHGYQDPVVVPQNSIDFIKSCINAGTDIDYFIYPESEHNMRGKARVHLMKKITRYFDDFL, from the coding sequence ATGAAACGATTATTATTTACAACAATATTTTTAAGTTCTGTTTTATTTTCTTTCTCGCAAAATAAGAAACTAACAATTGAAGATGCCGTTACAGGGCAATGGCGACAATTTTATCCTGAGCACATTAACGGAATTCAAACTTATGCAGAAGATAATTTTACTTATGTAAAAGATTATAAAGAAATTATTTTGATTAATAAAAAAGGGATAAGTACAAAATCACTTGTTAGTCTTGAGCAAATTAATTCTGCATTAAAAGAAACCGGGAATAATGAGATTAAATATTTCCCATATTGGGACTATTCTTGGTTAAGTGCAAATCAATTATCTTTTAAAGCAAACGGGAACTATTATATTTACAATTTAAAGAATAAGAAATTTGATTTCAGCATTGTTATTCCGAAAGAAGCTAAAAACATAAAACCCTGCGAAGCAAATAATTATGTTGCTTACACTATTGATAACAATTTATTCTTTTCAGACTCAAAATCAAAAACTGTTCCTGTTACGGAAGATGCAAATAAAGGAATAGTAAACGGAAATTCATATACTCACCGTCAAGAATTCGGAATTGATAACGGTATTTTTTGGTCTCCTTCGGGTAATTATATTGCTTTTTACAGAAAAGACGAAACTATGGTTGCTGATTATCCTCTTGTTGATATTACTACAAGAATTGCAACTTTAAATAACACAAAATATCCTATGATTGGTGAAAAAAGCGAAGAAGTTACTCTCGGAATTTACAACTTAAAAACCGGGAAAACTGTCTTTGCGGATGTTACGGACTTTTCAAACGAACGTTACCTGACAAGCATAACTTGGGACTCTAATGAGAAATATATTTATATAGGAGTTTTAAACAGAGGGCAAAATCATCTTAAATTAAATAAATATGATGCTTCAAACGGAAAGTTTATTAAAACACTTTTTGAAGAAAAAAATGACAAATATGTAGAACCCGAACATCAATTAATTTTTACCGACGATATGGAAAATCAATTTATTTGGTACAGCGAAAAAGACGGATTTAATCATTTATATTTATATGATACCGAAGGTAAGTTAATACGACAACTTACAAAAGGGAATTGGATTGTAAAAGATTTTCTCGGTTTTGATTCTAAAAATAAAGACTTTTTTATTACTGCAACAAAAAACAGCCCTATTGAAAATCACTTGTATAAAGTTAACTTCACAACCGGAGCAATTAAAAAATTAACAAATGAAAAAGGGGTTCATAATGTTGTACTGTCAAATTCAAAAAAGTATATCTTTGATTCTTATTCAAATACGAAAACACCAAACAACAACTTAATAATTGACAATAAAGGAAAAGTTATTACAAACATACTTTCGGCAAAAAATCCTTTAACAGAATATAATCTCGGAGAAATAACATTAGGTACGATAAAAGCAGCTGACGGAAAAACAGATTTACACTATAGATTAATTACACCTCCCGATTTTGATAAAACTAAAAAATATCCCGTAGTTGTTTATGTTTACGGAGGTCCTCATGCACAATTAGTTACAAACTCATGGCTCGGAGGTGCACGTCTGTGGAATTTTTATATGGCACAAAAAGGCTATATCATGTTTACCATTGATAACAGAGGCTCCGACAACAGAGGTTTTGAATTTGAAAGCATAATTCACCGGCAATGCGGACAAGAAGAAATGAAAGACCAAATGAAAGGTATTGATTTTCTGAAAAAATTATCTTATGTCGATTCAAACAGAATAGGAGTTCACGGGTGGAGTTACGGAGGATTTATGACAACTTCTTTAATGATAAATTACCCGGAAACCTTTAAAACAGGAGTTGCAGGCGGACCCGTAATTGATTGGAAATATTATGAAGTTATGTACGGAGAACGTTATATGGACACACCCGAAGAAAACCCCGAAGGTTTTGAAAAAACAAGTTTACTGAATAAAGCAGGGGAATTAAAAGGACGGTTATTAATGATTCACGGTTACCAAGACCCGGTTGTTGTCCCGCAAAACAGCATTGATTTTATAAAATCATGTATTAATGCAGGAACAGATATTGATTATTTTATTTATCCTGAAAGTGAACATAATATGCGAGGAAAAGCACGAGTTCATCTTATGAAAAAGATAACGAGGTATTTTGATGATTTTTTATAG